A window of Oscillatoria nigro-viridis PCC 7112 contains these coding sequences:
- the rppA gene encoding two-component system response regulator RppA, with product MKILLVEDEPVLGAAIKQTLKQEKYIVDWVLNGAHAWDCLEHQKPQYTLAIFDWLVPGISGLELLRRLRVRNNPLPVLMLTAKDRMEDKVMGLDAGADDYLVKPFGMEELLARLRALQRRSPHIQPEQLHVGRFILDYSTCTVSLQQADGDPQVISLTRKEFQVLEYFMKHPNQYVTRDQLLNYLYEMSAERISNVVAAQIRLVRRKLSEYGCDNLIETVPGMGYRFNLNDAN from the coding sequence GTGCGGCGATTAAGCAAACCTTGAAACAGGAAAAATATATTGTTGATTGGGTTTTAAATGGCGCTCACGCTTGGGACTGCCTGGAACACCAGAAACCACAATATACGCTGGCAATCTTTGACTGGTTAGTGCCAGGAATATCGGGTTTAGAATTGCTGCGTCGGCTGCGGGTTCGCAACAACCCTTTGCCTGTACTGATGCTGACAGCAAAAGACCGCATGGAAGATAAAGTGATGGGACTGGATGCTGGGGCGGATGATTACCTGGTAAAGCCGTTTGGTATGGAGGAATTGTTAGCGCGACTGCGAGCATTGCAGAGGCGATCGCCCCACATCCAACCCGAGCAACTGCACGTTGGTCGCTTCATTTTAGACTACAGCACTTGTACGGTTTCTCTTCAGCAAGCTGATGGCGACCCACAAGTGATTTCTTTAACAAGAAAAGAGTTTCAAGTCCTGGAATATTTTATGAAACACCCCAATCAATATGTTACCCGCGACCAACTTTTAAACTATCTTTATGAAATGAGTGCCGAACGCATTAGCAATGTGGTAGCGGCTCAAATTCGATTGGTGCGCCGCAAACTTTCAGAATATGGCTGTGATAATTTAATTGAAACTGTTCCTGGCATGGGCTATCGGTTCAATCTCAATGATGCAAACTAG